One Triticum dicoccoides isolate Atlit2015 ecotype Zavitan chromosome 3B, WEW_v2.0, whole genome shotgun sequence genomic window, AACCTTTATTCTATAGAGAGGCCAATTTTTTTGAAGAAAGTAAATAATTTATATGTAAGTTGCACTGTTGGCCCACCCTGGCCCAGTGGGCCAGGTCTGCCACTGATCACAACCTAGCTCTTTTGATAACATATTTTGTCAAAACCTACCACTTTTATTCTAGAAAGATCACTATGGGATCAAATCTTGTGTTGTTTGATGTGGAAAGATTGCAATCCCTTCAAAGCTTGTGTTGGAAGGAACAATCTGCACACGCATATGTGATGATCCACACAGAGCCCCACATGTTAGCATCAGCGGCAACGGCTACTCTGCTACGCCGACAAATGTACCTTTGTCTATGCTTGGTGTACAAAATGGGCATATGGATTTTGTCGGGCACGGCAAAGACAAATCTGGACGCCAGGGAGTAAATTTTGCCGTTTCTCGTGAAGAATTAATATAGTTCGCGTGCGCCGATACCGTTATTTTTGGAAACTTGACTCAAACAGCCAACATAAGGAATGTTCAGTCAGTACCCTTACAACTCGAAGGAGTCTGATGTCGTTAGATCATGTGGGGATAAAGGGTCGCAGAAGCATGGGCGTTGTGCCAGAATCCCACTATACAGTGTGGATGGAGGGGTGGCGGAAGCGTGGGCATTGCGCTAAAATCCCACGACACGGTGTGAGGTGGATGGAGGATTGGCGGGAGAGTGGGTGGCGTGCCAAAACCCCACGACGGCGTGATGGGGGATGGGGAAGTTTGTTGTGGGAGAGGTGTTATCGTCCCATAATCCTCCACGCGCGCACCATCCCGATGTAGTCATTTTCAAATTTGATCACAGAAACAGATTTGGGCAAAACCTACCCCTTTTGATCTAGAAAGATCACTAGATGATGAAATCTTGTGTTGTTTGATGTGGAAGGATTACAATCTCATCGAAGCTTGTGTTAGAAGGAATACACAAGGCACACATGTTGTCTGTGCATGTGTAATGATCCCCATGGGGGCCCTGCGTGTCGGTGCCAACGACAACGACAACGGCTACTTTGCTCCGCCGGAAAGTGTACTTTTGACTCCGCTTAGAGATATCATTAACTGATGCACAAATATGGGCATATCGATTGTGTCGGGCATGATGAAGAAAAACCTGGATGTTTGCGAGTATTTTTTGTCGTTTCCATGAAGAATTAATATAGCCCATGTGTGTCGATACCATTATTTTTGGAAACTATACTCAAACAACCAACATAAGGAATGTCTGGTCGGTACCATTACAAAGGAGTCTAATACTATTACATCATGCAGGGACAGAGGTTGGCGGAAGCATAGGCACTGTGCCAAATCCCACGACACGGTGTGAGGCAGGTGGAAGGTTGGCGGGAGACTAGGTGGCGCGCCAAAACTCCACGGCGGACGAGGGGGGTGGGGAAGGTTGTGGCCGGAGAGGTGTTATCACCCCATAACCCCCCACGCGTGCACCGTCCCGCTgtagccattttcaaaattcatCACAGCCTAGCTCTTTTAATAGCAGGTTTTGTCAAAACCTACCCCTTTTGATATGGAAAGATCACTAGAGGATCAAATCTTGTGTTGTTTGATGTGGAAAGATTGCAATCTCATTGAATCTTGTGTTGGAAGGAACACACATGGCGCAAACGTTGTCTTTCTATGTGATGATCCACATGGGAGCCCTGCTTGTCAGCGCCAATGACAACGACAAAGACTACTCTGCTCCGCTGGCAAGTGTACTTTTGTCTCCGCCTAGAGATATCATTAACTGGTGTACAAATATGGGCATATCGATTGTGTCGGGCATGGCGAAGACAAATTTGAATGTTTGGGAGTAAATTTATCGTTTTCCGTGAAGAACGAATACAGTCTGTGTGCGTAGATACCATTATTGTTGGAAAGTGTACTCAAACGACCAACATAAGGAATGTCCGGTCGGTACCATTACAAAGGTGTCCGATACCGTTAGATCATGCGGGGACAGAGGGTGATGGAAGTCTGGGCGTCGCGTGTGTGGAGGGGAGGCGGAAGCATGGGCGGGCGGAAGCGTGGGCGGCACGCCAAAATCCCACCACACAGTGCGAGGCAGATGAAGGGTTGGCGGGAGAGTAGGTGGCGCGCCAAAACCGCACGgcggcgcgggaggggggaggatgCGGCGGGAGAGGGGCCGCCGCGCAATAATCCCGCACGCGCGCGCACCGTGCGCGCGCAGGCCATTTTCAAATTTCACAACAACCTAGCTCTTTTGGCAACAGATTTTGTCAAAACCAAGCCCTTTTGATCTGGAAAGATTGGCACAAGATCAAATCTTGTGGTGGAAGGAAGACAAGATCGCTCCAAAATTGATGTGCAAAGATGGCATCCGGTGGAGGCTTGTCTGCGACGAGCATATCCGCACGGGGGGAGCGTAGGGCGGGCCCCGCGTGTCGGCGTCAGCGGGCAACGGCTACTCTGCCTCGCCGGCGCAGACACAGCTCGCCGCCCACATTAGAAAAAGGCCAGGTATAATACGCCCAGCGCGTGCCGctcccccccaccccaccccacccccaggTTACCGTTGCAGCCCCATCcccatcgccatcgccatcgccaccgatctcgccgccgccacccacccacCGCTCGCCGCCGGTCACACCCCACCCAAAGCCGGCTTCTTGGTCGGCGGCTGGGTCCAGCGGCGGAGCGGGAGAGGCTAGGCTACAGCGCAGATCGGTCCGGtcaccatggcggcggcggcgtccggcgcgtccgcgggggcgggggcgggggccaaGCCGGGGCGGCTGAACGTGCCGGCGGGGATGGCGGGGTCGCTCCGCCTGGACGCCTCCTCcccggcctcgtcctcctcctccgtggCGCGCCTGCTCGAGATCCCCAAGACGCCGTCGCCGTCCAAGGTCACCTACAGCGACCGCTTCATCCCCTGCCGGACCTCCTCCCGCCTCCACAACTTCGCGCTCGCCGACCGCCCCTCCCCCGGCTCCGGGTCCCGGGACGACGGCAGCGCCTACTCGCGCCTCCTCCGCGCCGAGCTCTTCGGGGGCGACGCCTCCCCCGGCGGCGACAGGCAGGACTCCCCCGGCTCCAACAACCTCTTCCGCTTCAAGACGGACCGCTCCTCCGCGCCCTCCTCCCCCTTCGCCGAGAAGCTGGACTGCGCCGGCGGCGCCGGCTCCCCCACCCCCAAGAAGGCGCCCCGCAAGGTCCCCAAGACGCCCCACAAGGTTCGATCCGCCCGCCCGCCCATTCCTACAAACACCTCGCGCGCACCGAATTCTCAGATCTCCGATCTACTACTAACTGgtgtgtggtcgtcgccggcgtgcAGGTGCTGGACGCGCCGTCCCTGCAGGACGACTTCTACCTGAACCTCGTCGACTGGTCGTCGCAGAACATGCTCGCCGTCGGCCTCGGCACCTGCGTCTACCTCTGGTCCGCATCCAGCAGCAAGGtgcgtttctttctttctttctttcctgcATCCATGGATCAGGGCACAAGTCAGATTGCTAATGGCACCGTCATCCAGGTGACCAAGCTGTGCGATCTGGGGCCGAGAGACAGCGTCTGCGCCGTGCACTGGACGCGCGAGGGCTCCTACCTCGCCGTCGGCACCAGCCTTGGAGACGTCCAGGTATAATCTTCAGCCGATGCACATTGCAACAAAATCTCACAATGTAGTCCAGA contains:
- the LOC119278959 gene encoding protein FIZZY-RELATED 3-like is translated as MAAAASGASAGAGAGAKPGRLNVPAGMAGSLRLDASSPASSSSSVARLLEIPKTPSPSKVTYSDRFIPCRTSSRLHNFALADRPSPGSGSRDDGSAYSRLLRAELFGGDASPGGDRQDSPGSNNLFRFKTDRSSAPSSPFAEKLDCAGGAGSPTPKKAPRKVPKTPHKVLDAPSLQDDFYLNLVDWSSQNMLAVGLGTCVYLWSASSSKVTKLCDLGPRDSVCAVHWTREGSYLAVGTSLGDVQIWDSSRCKRIRNMGGHQTRAGVLAWNSTILSSGSRDKNILQHDIRVPTDYISKFSGHRSEVCGLKWSHDDRELASGGNDNQLLVWNQRSQQPVLRLTEHTAAVKAITWSPHQHSLVASGGGTADRCIKFWNTANGNMLNSIDTGSQVCNLAWCKNVNELVSTHGYSQNQIMVWKYPSMSKVATLTGHTLRVLYLATSPDGQTIVTGAGDETLRFWNIFPSMKAQAPARDAGLFSFSRSHIR